The proteins below come from a single Spirochaetota bacterium genomic window:
- a CDS encoding GNAT family N-acetyltransferase produces MFIINDITISDLPQLAKLYEQLANRDVDPEGMRETFEKITANGDYCLFGARAGDNRLVGTIMAVICHDLVKDCRPFMIMENLVVDAGWHRKGIGSLLMEKVESIARDRNCIFIEFCSSSFRTGAHSFYREAGYDPGEVKGFRKYF; encoded by the coding sequence GTGTTCATCATCAATGACATAACCATAAGTGACCTGCCGCAGCTGGCAAAACTCTATGAACAGCTTGCAAACAGAGACGTCGATCCCGAAGGAATGAGGGAGACCTTCGAAAAAATCACGGCCAACGGCGATTATTGCCTTTTCGGCGCCAGGGCCGGAGATAATCGTCTGGTCGGTACCATCATGGCGGTGATATGCCACGACCTGGTCAAGGATTGCAGGCCCTTCATGATCATGGAAAACCTCGTGGTGGACGCGGGATGGCATAGAAAGGGAATAGGTTCCTTGCTCATGGAAAAGGTCGAATCGATCGCCCGGGATCGGAACTGCATATTCATCGAGTTCTGCTCCTCGTCGTTCCGCACCGGCGCCCATTCCTTTTACAGGGAAGCAGGGTATGACCCGGGAGAGGTAAAGGGATTTCGGAAGTATTTTTAA